Proteins from a single region of Vibrio sp. DW001:
- a CDS encoding NAD(P)H-dependent oxidoreductase encodes MKVLAFAASSSKNSINKHLAHYAAQQIEGAQVELLDINDYELPLFNEDREKELGQPELAKAFYQKLGEADAIVISFAEHNGSYTAAYKNLFDWTSRISMQVFQNKPIIMLATSPGPGGASNVLAAAQGSAPHFAADVKGAISIPSFYDNFDLETGQLTNKTFVDQLLSAISQL; translated from the coding sequence ATGAAAGTACTCGCATTCGCAGCAAGTAGCAGCAAAAACTCTATAAACAAACATCTAGCTCATTACGCCGCACAACAGATAGAAGGTGCACAGGTAGAGCTTCTAGATATCAATGACTATGAGTTACCATTGTTTAATGAAGACCGAGAAAAAGAACTTGGCCAGCCAGAACTTGCAAAAGCATTCTATCAAAAGCTTGGCGAAGCAGATGCCATTGTTATCTCATTCGCTGAGCATAACGGTTCTTATACCGCGGCTTATAAAAACTTGTTTGATTGGACTTCTCGTATCAGCATGCAGGTGTTCCAAAATAAACCTATCATCATGCTAGCCACCTCTCCGGGTCCCGGCGGTGCAAGTAATGTTCTTGCTGCAGCACAAGGTTCTGCGCCTCATTTCGCAGCCGATGTAAAGGGGGCAATATCCATCCCAAGTTTCTACGACAACTTTGATTTAGAAACCGGACAGTTAACCAATAAAACTTTTGTTGATCAGCTATTAAGTGCAATTTCTCAGCTCTAA
- a CDS encoding acetyl-CoA C-acetyltransferase: MEPVFIVAAKRTPIGSFNGALSPLSAPDLGAIAIRAALTQSELDPKVVDEVIVGNVLSAGIGMGPGRQAAIQAGIPETVPAYTLNMICGSGMKTVMDAASHIRSGDAEVVIACGMESMSQAPFLQSHLARTGVRMGQQVVEDSIFVDGLTDAFHQYPMGNTAENIAEKLNISRQEQDEFALNSQMKAAAALNSHAFRSEIESVSVSHRRKQYNVDVDEYPKTETTLESLTKLRPAFIKEGTVTAGNSSGINDGAAVLILASKSAVERYQLTPLAEVVSYAQAGVSPEIMGLGPVPAIAKVLEKSALSLQDISCLELNEAFAAQSLGVLKQLASQHDVTQEWLLERTNRNGGAIALGHPLGASGSRILVSLIYELERQQQDLGLASLCIGGGMGTAVIIRRCK, encoded by the coding sequence ATGGAACCTGTTTTTATTGTTGCGGCGAAACGCACTCCGATTGGAAGTTTTAACGGTGCTCTTTCACCCCTAAGTGCGCCGGATCTTGGTGCCATCGCTATTCGAGCTGCATTGACGCAAAGTGAGTTAGACCCGAAGGTTGTCGATGAAGTCATTGTTGGGAATGTACTTAGCGCGGGAATAGGAATGGGTCCCGGACGTCAAGCGGCTATCCAAGCTGGGATACCGGAAACGGTCCCCGCTTATACCTTAAATATGATCTGTGGTAGCGGTATGAAAACGGTTATGGATGCGGCTAGCCACATTCGTTCTGGTGACGCGGAGGTGGTCATTGCTTGCGGGATGGAGAGTATGTCGCAAGCGCCTTTCCTACAGTCCCACCTAGCACGTACCGGTGTACGTATGGGACAACAGGTGGTAGAAGACAGTATTTTTGTTGATGGACTAACCGATGCATTTCATCAATATCCGATGGGTAATACCGCTGAAAACATTGCTGAAAAACTCAATATATCCCGTCAAGAGCAGGATGAATTTGCCCTAAACAGCCAGATGAAAGCCGCCGCTGCGCTGAACAGCCATGCGTTCAGAAGCGAAATAGAATCCGTGTCGGTCTCTCATCGCCGTAAACAATATAACGTGGATGTTGACGAGTATCCGAAAACGGAAACCACTTTAGAGTCACTTACTAAACTCCGTCCCGCGTTTATCAAAGAAGGAACGGTTACTGCCGGTAACTCTTCGGGTATTAACGATGGTGCTGCAGTGCTCATACTTGCCTCTAAATCCGCTGTCGAGCGTTATCAGTTAACACCGCTTGCTGAAGTGGTTAGCTATGCGCAAGCCGGCGTATCACCAGAAATTATGGGGTTGGGGCCAGTACCTGCGATAGCCAAAGTATTGGAAAAAAGTGCATTGTCTCTACAGGATATTTCCTGTCTAGAGCTCAACGAAGCATTTGCAGCGCAATCACTTGGTGTTTTAAAGCAGCTCGCTTCGCAGCACGACGTCACGCAAGAGTGGCTTCTAGAACGTACCAATAGAAATGGTGGTGCCATCGCACTTGGCCATCCACTTGGTGCGTCAGGTAGTCGAATTCTGGTGAGCCTTATCTACGAATTGGAACGACAACAACAAGACCTTGGTTTGGCTTCTCTCTGTATTGGTGGCGGAATGGGGACGGCAGTCATTATTCGTCGGTGTAAATAA
- a CDS encoding LysR family transcriptional regulator yields MAVKSNLLDGMVIFVQVVKLGSFTLAADASGHSTSYISKEVNKLEARLGVRLLHRTTRSLSLTPEGELYFQLSNQIIEDAEQAENAIVGKQGEPHGLLRISCPMSYGLSNLGPILDQFIEKYPKIRLDLELNDRKVDLVSDGFDVVIRATMRLEDSSLISRKITSSEALVLASPSYLAKHGTPQHPYELDRHKVISYSNLKQPNVWPFEDLNGEQILVHVESHVLTNNSTLEVGLAVAGQGIFRIPCFALKDELETGKLVELFQDWAKPSVGVFMVYPSRKHMSAKVRCFIDFVIEELGD; encoded by the coding sequence ATGGCGGTAAAGAGCAACCTGTTAGACGGCATGGTGATTTTTGTTCAGGTGGTTAAGTTGGGCAGTTTTACCTTAGCCGCAGACGCGAGTGGGCATTCCACTTCATATATCAGCAAAGAGGTGAATAAACTTGAGGCGCGGTTAGGTGTTCGCTTGCTACATCGAACTACTCGGTCATTGAGTTTAACACCAGAAGGCGAGCTTTATTTCCAGCTGAGTAATCAAATAATTGAAGATGCGGAGCAGGCAGAAAACGCTATCGTAGGGAAACAAGGTGAACCACATGGGCTGTTGCGGATCAGTTGTCCCATGTCGTATGGTCTTTCTAATCTAGGCCCAATTCTGGATCAATTTATTGAAAAATACCCGAAAATTCGGTTAGATCTAGAACTCAATGACCGAAAAGTTGACCTCGTATCCGATGGCTTCGATGTTGTCATCCGGGCCACTATGCGCCTTGAAGATTCAAGTCTGATCAGCCGCAAGATAACAAGTTCAGAGGCGTTAGTGCTTGCGTCTCCTAGCTACCTTGCCAAACATGGTACGCCACAACATCCCTATGAATTGGATCGACATAAAGTCATCAGCTATAGCAATCTGAAACAACCGAATGTCTGGCCATTCGAGGATCTTAACGGTGAACAGATACTCGTCCATGTAGAAAGCCATGTATTGACCAATAATTCAACGTTGGAAGTTGGGCTTGCTGTGGCAGGTCAGGGGATTTTTCGGATTCCGTGTTTCGCGCTAAAAGATGAATTGGAGACAGGCAAGTTGGTTGAACTTTTTCAAGATTGGGCCAAGCCTTCTGTCGGTGTCTTTATGGTGTACCCAAGTAGAAAACATATGTCAGCAAAGGTACGTTGCTTTATTGATTTTGTAATAGAAGAGTTAGGGGATTAG
- a CDS encoding nitroreductase family protein, translating into MNPTIEQMLNRRSVRNFSGQAVTQEDLQLILRSAHQAPTSVNGQQISLVVIRDKETIQKVADIAGGQPQVAGADIFVAIVVDYFRAESVMKELGQEIVIPKAAEGIMAGAVDAGIMLNAIQTAAEAMGYGTTAIGGIRRDPQAMVELLGLPKNTYPLVGTTIGVPDTDMPSAVKPRVAIESFAMYEKYDANSVASGAKQYDKDLRQWWDKIGMTEMPSYAASTGSFYSQVYFPTIAKTLKAQGFGFDDTVE; encoded by the coding sequence ATGAACCCTACAATAGAACAAATGCTCAATCGTCGTTCAGTTCGCAATTTTTCTGGTCAGGCGGTTACCCAAGAAGATTTGCAATTGATTTTGAGGTCGGCACATCAAGCGCCAACATCCGTGAATGGTCAGCAAATTTCATTGGTTGTTATTCGCGATAAAGAGACGATTCAGAAAGTGGCTGATATTGCAGGTGGTCAGCCGCAAGTTGCGGGTGCCGATATATTTGTTGCCATCGTAGTGGATTACTTCAGAGCCGAATCAGTAATGAAAGAGCTTGGACAAGAAATCGTTATCCCTAAGGCTGCTGAGGGGATAATGGCCGGTGCTGTTGATGCAGGTATTATGCTAAATGCCATTCAGACGGCAGCGGAAGCAATGGGATATGGTACCACTGCCATTGGTGGGATTCGTCGAGATCCTCAAGCCATGGTCGAGTTGCTAGGATTGCCTAAAAATACATACCCATTGGTAGGGACAACTATTGGTGTTCCAGATACAGATATGCCTTCTGCGGTTAAACCGAGAGTGGCAATAGAAAGTTTCGCTATGTATGAGAAGTATGATGCCAATAGTGTGGCGAGCGGTGCAAAACAATACGATAAAGATCTTCGCCAGTGGTGGGATAAGATCGGTATGACAGAGATGCCAAGTTACGCGGCCTCAACAGGCTCGTTTTACAGCCAAGTCTATTTCCCTACAATCGCGAAAACACTAAAAGCGCAAGGTTTCGGGTTCGACGATACAGTAGAGTAA
- a CDS encoding 3-oxoacid CoA-transferase subunit B has protein sequence MRRLIAWRIAQELSDGDIINLGIGMPSLVANEVDSDVEVLLQSENGLLGIAGLAGESDTDADLVNAGGQPITADTGASYFNSADSFAIIRGGHVDVSVLGALQVDEKGNLANWIIPGKMVPGMGGAMDLVVGAKKVIIAMEHTAKGQAKLLKNCTLPLTASGQVNMIVTEMGVITITPQGMQLTEIASGYSVEQVQAATEAELIISTNLKQMCQP, from the coding sequence ATGCGCCGTCTTATTGCATGGCGTATTGCTCAGGAACTTAGCGATGGCGATATAATTAATCTGGGCATCGGTATGCCTTCGTTAGTCGCCAATGAAGTAGATTCCGATGTCGAGGTATTACTGCAATCTGAAAATGGCTTATTAGGTATTGCAGGTTTAGCGGGTGAAAGCGATACCGATGCTGATTTAGTCAATGCGGGTGGTCAGCCTATCACGGCTGATACGGGTGCAAGCTATTTTAATAGCGCAGATTCATTTGCCATTATCCGTGGTGGGCATGTTGATGTAAGCGTGTTAGGTGCACTGCAGGTAGATGAGAAAGGCAACCTTGCTAACTGGATCATACCGGGGAAAATGGTTCCGGGTATGGGAGGAGCTATGGACCTTGTTGTTGGTGCTAAAAAGGTGATTATTGCTATGGAGCACACCGCAAAAGGACAGGCAAAATTACTCAAAAACTGTACGCTTCCTCTCACAGCGTCAGGTCAAGTTAATATGATTGTGACCGAAATGGGGGTGATTACTATTACGCCACAAGGAATGCAACTGACCGAAATCGCGTCTGGTTACAGTGTTGAGCAAGTACAAGCCGCAACAGAGGCGGAACTTATCATTTCTACTAATCTAAAACAGATGTGTCAGCCTTAA
- a CDS encoding CoA transferase subunit A, with protein MKKEISAEAIANRLHDGMTIMIGGFMANGAPEGLIDILLDNGIKNIKLISTDTGTPTKGSGRLIAANRIQKLTASHIGTNPETGKQMNEGVLEVELVPQGTLAERIRAGGAGLGGVLTPTGLGTLVAENKEIIMVDEKPFLLEKPIRADIAFIRGSVVDERGNVFYKKTTQNFNPLMATAADLVIVEAEQVVEVGEIEPECVHTPGLFVDYIYQGGR; from the coding sequence ATGAAAAAAGAGATATCAGCTGAGGCAATTGCCAATCGACTGCATGATGGCATGACGATAATGATTGGTGGTTTTATGGCAAATGGCGCGCCAGAAGGGTTAATCGATATTCTGCTAGACAATGGGATTAAGAATATCAAGTTAATTTCTACCGATACTGGTACACCAACCAAAGGTTCCGGGCGTTTGATAGCGGCCAATCGAATTCAAAAATTGACCGCATCACACATCGGCACCAACCCTGAAACAGGTAAGCAGATGAACGAAGGTGTACTTGAGGTTGAATTGGTACCTCAAGGAACACTAGCTGAACGTATTCGCGCGGGCGGCGCTGGATTGGGTGGAGTATTAACACCGACAGGGTTGGGGACATTAGTAGCGGAAAATAAAGAGATCATTATGGTGGATGAGAAGCCATTTTTGTTAGAGAAACCGATTCGGGCCGATATCGCTTTTATTCGCGGTTCTGTGGTGGATGAACGTGGAAATGTGTTCTACAAGAAAACAACTCAGAATTTTAACCCTTTAATGGCGACAGCTGCCGATCTCGTTATTGTGGAGGCGGAACAGGTAGTCGAAGTAGGTGAAATTGAACCAGAGTGTGTTCATACTCCGGGTTTATTTGTTGATTATATCTATCAAGGAGGGCGCTAA